Part of the Equus asinus isolate D_3611 breed Donkey chromosome 28, EquAss-T2T_v2, whole genome shotgun sequence genome is shown below.
TTAAAGATCTCCCCTCCCTCTAAAAAAACCTCCCAGTCACTTACCTTCAATACCGTTTCCATTACTGGGGCAATTGGAGGGAAGGAGCTTGGACTTCCGAGCCTGAGCTGGGTTCAATCGCATTTCTATCTTGGACTAGCTACTTAAGTGTAAGAAtctgttttctcacctgaaaTATATGTAAGGAACTTAGTTCACTATGGCAAGTTTAGTTTTGCATTTATCAAACATCATCTTGGTACCAGACGCTGTTAGGCATTGAGAATAAAAAGAGTATAAGGTGTGGAGTCTTTCCACAAGGATGTTTGCAATCTAGAGAGGGACCGATACATGAAGACAGTGTGTCAGTAAGAGAAGGCCCCTGAGGAGAAGCATTGAgcctggcctggggttcaggggGGCTTCTGGAGGACAGACTTTGCTATACTGAAGGACTTACAGGCTGAACCTCCCATTTGCGAGGGGAACGGCACTGCAGAGGGAGGGAAAGCAAGAGGACACAACAGGAATCAGCATCGCAGGTCGTTCCTGAGGGGTCGAGTGCAAGGCTTGATGGCGATGAAGATGGAGACCAAGGTTTATGTATCTAGGGGCTCAGTAACCAGGAACTAGGGTTACCTGAACTGCTTGATGTGTGAATTTCCCTTGAAATTGTGTCTTTGATTGGCGATACTGTTGTCTTACATTTCTTTGTATTCGTTCTGTTGCCCAGGACAACACCATGGACACAGACTCTAAAACAGATCATTCTAGTTAGAGTATTGTTGAAATATATGTTAGTTTAAGTGAGTAAGCGATAAAGATTTGTTGTTTAGTTAAAACATATGTGAAGAAACCCTCCTTCATTAAAAGCCTAGGCTTTGCTGGCTTATTTTCTtagctttttatttactttgtttgaggtataatttacagaaAGTAAAACTTATCTTTTCTGGGTGTAGTGTTCTGTGGATTTTGGTAAGCTCACACAGTGTGTAACAATGACCCCAGTCACGACATACTAATCTCCATCACCCCCGAAAGTTCCTTCTTGTCCCTTTGGTCATTCTGATCTTTCTGAGAAGCCAGCTTCTGTCTCTTTGTAGTGGCTGTGACTTATTGTTAGGTATTGTTTTTGGCTGAGAATTAAGATCAAGTCAGTCCTGTCTTGAAACCTAGTGGCTTCTCCTGCCTAGAGTAAGGTCTGCATCTGGCCTTTCTGATGTCTTCACATCATACTCAGAAAAGCCAACAACCACCCACACCAGCCCCCGGCGCGCGCACTTCCCAGCCCCCGGCGTATGTTGTTCCTCAGATGCGTAGGGCTGCTGCCTCCTGCTTCAGAGCTCCGGAGTTGTGGCTGGCTGCTGCTTTCTGGTCATCGCCCTCAGTGCAGACATTACTTAGAacagcctttcctgaccacctgtCCTAAAGATGCCCCCTGCCCTGCGTCATCCCACTTCATTTTTCCTTAGAGTGGTGACGTACCGTGGGTTTGCACATATGTTTGAGTCTTGTCTGTCTGCCTCTAGAATACAAGCTTTTTGAGGCCACGGGCCTTGCCCATCTTATTCAGCGCTGTCTCCAGCACACAGTTGGCAGATGGAGAGAACTGTCGTCCACTAGACAAGTCTGATGGAGTGCTGTTGGTGGCCACTGTTGTCGGTTTGGATATTTGTGCAGTGACACATCTGATTGAGGGGAAGCTCAGATTCACCAGATTTCCTCAGCAGAGGCTCAGCCAGAAATCCGTCCAGGTTGTGGAGAGAAATGACAAAACATTCACTAGGATGCAAAGtctttgcttctctctgtttttaaaaagaatgtttggTATTTGCCAAGGGTCCAGGCCCAAAGTACTGAGCAACCCCTGGCAGCCCTGAAACCATGAATTGGCCATTCTTGTTCTCGAAAATGCAGTTTTGTGCTCCAAAGTTGTAAACCTTTACCtcttcataacagctttattgacagGTAATTCACATGACATAccttcacccatttaaagtgtacatttcaatggttttttagtatattcactgaGTTGTGCCGTTATCACCAcaatcaactttagaacattGTCATCATTCCAatttacatctatttttaataattcatgTGTAAGCTGAGTGCTGGTATACACCGTTCTTTTTAGTCCACTCATCATTTtaatctgaaaattttaaaatatggaagtaATTCTAGCCACTTTCCCCTCAAATCCTTTTGGGATAAGGGtcaagtataaataaataagggTGCTAGTCATTTGCGTGGCAAAGATAAGCATCTAGAGAAGTTATACTACTTTCCTTAAGGCTTGATGTTTTCTGTCACTATTGTTAACATGATTTGGGAGATTTTAATCCTCGGGACTAAACTAGTGGAGGTGAAGCGTTTCTGCAGGTGGCCTGTGTTCGCCAGTTTGGAACACAAAGACTTGCAGACGTAGGATAGAGTTGAACAAACAGCTTTTAGCAGTgggaaaacccaaaagaaaaattaagatattgTCTTTTGCTGTCtgaacttttttcctctttacttGAGTAATACATGAGTACATGCTCATTTTAAGGCACTACAATTTCTATGTCTGAGCAGAAATGCCCATTTTGTCCTTCGGCTTCCCACTGATAGCGTCGTGTGTTTACTTTGCCGGGAGTTTTGTGTGTGAGTTACATATACGTGTGAGTAAGTAGAcatgatttatgtttttaagcagaaaaaccaGAAACCCTGATATTGTTCCTGCCTTGTCGAGTCCACGGTTGTCCTTCCGTTTTGAGCCTATGGCTCTGCCTCTTCTTTATGTTGTGACTTGCCTCCTGCGTCTGCCACACACATTCCTCCTCAtccccttcctctgctctccttttGCCTTTTCTCCAGAGCGCCCATTTCCTAGCATGCTCTGTAATCTGTGCGTCTGGATGTCTGTTGTTTGTTTCCCACTCCTGGCGTGCGAGCACTAGCGGGCAGGAGTCTGCTTGTGTCCCTGCTGATCCCAGGTGTCTGGAGCGCGCTCAGCATGTACTGGGCGCTCGGGAAACCCTTGTTGAACAGATGAGCGCCTGCTCCGTGACGCACCTTTCTCAGGAGCTGGCTCAGTCTCTGAGGCCGCCCTCTCTTGGACACAGGTGGTCTGGGTTTTTGCTGTAGTAAACAGTGCCGCAGTAACCATCTTTCTGAACTTggaacacttttttctttttttttttttaaaagattttatttttttcctttttctccccagagccccccagtacatagttgtatattcttagttgtgtgtccttctagttgtggcatgtgggatgctgcctcagcgtggtttgatgagcagtgccatgtccccgcccaggattagaactgatgaaaccctgggctgcctgcagcggagcgcacgaacttaaccacttggctacggggccagcccctggaacacttttttcttttgcaagtgttatattgtttttcttcttcctcactaGTTCGAGTCCCTCGCAGAAGGGCCTTGTTTAGTCTAGTCCCCAGGCCGGGGCAGGGAACGCTGAGAGGCCTTGGGTGGCCTCTGTGTGAGTACTGTTGGTTGTGGGAAGTGCTGCCTCTGTCAGCTGTTGGCCCCGGcaggtttttgttttgctctgaAGAGGAGTGCTGCTGTTAGCCATCTACCCCTCATCCTCACCCTGCCGTCTGGGCCATGCAGGACAAGCCTGCTCCCTGTTCACACGACCGTCCTTCCGCTGGTTGGAACAGTGGCCGCAGCCCCTGCGACGACTGAGGTTTTCAGGGTGTACATACCTGTACTTATTTCGGTTTTTAGAAGTACCAGCTTGTTTGTAATGGAGCTTCTGTGAACTTGCAAATGTTTGTCCACTGTGTTTTAGGAAGCGTTGTGAAGAGTGAGGACTTTGCTCTCCCGAGTTACGTCGACCGGCGGGACTACCCCTTGCCCGATGTGGCCCACGTTAAGAGCCTTTCCGCCAGCCAGAAGGCcttgaaagagaaggagaaggcccCCTGGAGCAGCCTCTCCATTGAGGAGAAAGTTGAACGTGGGTATCGCGGGGAAGCGGGCCCACAGTGAGGGAGTTTCTGCTGTAGCTCGGGAGTGCTGCCAGAGACCAGCACGCTTGGGAGGGTCTGTGTGTTGTGTTTCTGTACTCTGCCAGCTGACTGGACCTCTGCCCGGGCCCCTTTGTCTCTGCTTCTGGGGCTGCAGCCCCCGGGGAGGAGCGTGGACGTGGACGCAGAGCAGCCGTGTGTGGGTCAGGAGAGTGCGGAGTGTGTGGGTGCAGCTTCTCAGTGCCTGCTGGGTAGGACGGGtttactgtggattattcacGGAAGAGCAGCAAACACTGTCAGGTAGGAGAGGGTATGCAAGCAAGGAGATTAAGTGAGACCCACACCGTAATCTCAAGAAGAAGGGATTTCACTGGGTTTTTGCACCCAAAGCAAACTCCATgcattttcttccctccctcaccccttacATGCATGTGTGAGAGAGCACGTGCACGAGCCTGTCACGGCCTTAGGCCTGCGTCGTATGCCTCACTCCGTGTTTTATCCCTTAGCTGAGTTGTTGTGGGACAAAGGGTGGAGTGCTGTGGAGGAGGGAGCTTTTTGTCCCTATAGGTCTTTCTGCCTGCAAACGACTGTCCTTTCTGTTCTTAGTATATCGCATTAAGTTCAACGAGAGCTTTGCTGAAATGAATAGGGGCACGAACGAGTGGAAGACAGTTGTGGGCGCTGCCATGTTCTTCATCGGCTTCACTGCTCTCCTTCTGATCTGGGAGAAGCACTATGGTAAGTAGAGAGGAGAGGGGACTGCGGCCTGCAGTGGGTCTCAGGTCTCAGCCGCACCAGAGCTGGATGGAGCCAGCGCAGCTCCATCTCTCAGTGGCTGGGAGTGGGCTGCAGGGTGGTCTTCACACGAGATGGGCACCTCCCTCCTGGGCTCCATCCCAGAACtgtttcccaggtttgggaaactGGCTCGCATTAGCCAAGTGGCGTGAGCCGGAATCTGATTTACTCACAGTGCGCCGTGCTTGGTGGGGAACGACTTCCCTGCTTTGTACAGCACCCTGCGTTTCCAGTGGTGGTTTGTCTGGTCACTAGTCTTTTATCAAGAGATAGTATAGTGAAGGTTAGGTCAAGGAAAAGGGAACTCTGACTTGTCAGAGGGCTGTTTGAACTGTATGGGGACTGCATCTCGATAACCAGGATTCTGGGTCTCCAGACCCAGAAGTTTTCTGCTTTCACAGTGTTAGCGTTGTCTGCTCATTCTAGCATGGCCTCTCTTGGGTTCTTCCTGTCCAGGCAGAGTAGGTATTTTCCCATTCTGGGTAGGTGTCATCCTGTCCTGTGGATTGATTGTGGACACGGGTTAGTAATGTCTGCCTATTAGATCTTTTCCCAAGTCCCCTTTGGCTCTGTCTGTCTTCCACACTGGCCTCTAGACCTCATTATTTACATCCTATAGAGAAGGCCTTCTGCTTTTAGCTCTGGTATTATATTGCTAATTATGAACAAAGGAGTAATTTGTAAATGTCAAGGTTGTCTGCCCAGAATTCAAAACCAGTGTGTCTGTGGGTGTTGGTGTTGAGTGGCAGGTGGCTGCGCTGACCTGGTTGCCAGTGTGTTGGGGATGACCTGCCCCACGTAACACATTGGCTTAGCAACGACTTGTCGAGATAGTGGCCTCACGAAACTGTTTTGGACTGTAGTGTACGGCCCTGTCCCACACACCTTTGATGAGGAGTGGGTGGCCAAGCAGACCAAGAGGATGCTCGACATGAAGGTCAGCCCGATCCAGGGCTTCTCTGCCAAGTGGGACTACGACAAGAACGAGTGGAAGAAATAAGCACCCGCCGTTCCATATCTGAACCTCACCTCGCTCTGTCACCTCCATGCAGCTCAGCATATATTTACTGGAAACCGTCACGTCGTGTACCAGTGCTAATAAATGAGCAGTTTACGTGAAATCCTTTGTGGCTGATTCTTTGATAACTAAATGGAGGTGTCTGTTATTTGAAAAACAGTAGGTTTCTCCCAAGCATTTGAAGTAGACATGTTTTAGGCACAAatgaaatggcaaaaataaattgTATAAGAGTACATGATATAAAAACTGGGAATACAGAGTCTTATCATGTACAATGTTTTAGGGTTTTGATGAGACTTTTATGAGAGTAAAATCCCATTATGTTAGCCAGACCAACAAATGTCACCATGGCCACTTCCTGCTGGGACTGACCCTCCCCCCTTGAAATGGTCAGTGTTGGTTGGAGTGGGGACTGTGGGCCTGGGAGGGGCAGCCTGGGTCCTCTGCTCCCGACTGAGGCCTGAGTGACGGGCTCGCTTCCCTTGGTCTGCTTCGGGCCAGCTCGGTTCCCTGGCAACTAGCCTTTCCAGCTAAGCAGCAGCCACGAAGCCAGGTGGTGGTTTAAGGGGCAGCATTCTGGCCCCTGGCAGGCTCCCTGGGGGGCTCTCATCCCGCGGTCCTGTTCTTCCCCACCCTGCTCTACACATGggttccctccctgctccctgagaTGCTGCGTGGAGGAGTAGGACAAGTCCCGGAGTCCAGCCCGGGAGGTGAGGGCCACAGAGATGGCCGTGCAAAGGGCTCTCCTGGTGGCCTTGGTGCAGGGATGATGCGGGGGCAGGAGGTGGCCTGGAGAAGCGCAGCTGTACTTCCCGGGGCTTGACCAGAGCAGTGTCACAGGAAGAGGGCCTTAAGTAGTTGGAAGGCTTGAACTAACTAATTTAAATTAACAGATTAATTATAGCCCCTTATGGTGGTGTTTTCCCGCTGCTTTAGAAATGTCCTTGATGCCTTGTTCTCAAGGGCCAGCTGACTTCCCTGGGAGGCCCTCCCTGCCTTGTGGGAGAGAGGAAATGCTAGTGCTGCAGGCCAGGGGAGTGTGGCTGTGAACCAGTGTGGCCTCTGGGTGGCTTCAGCTGCAAAGCTTGGGCCTCCTGCTGGGTGATGCCGTTTTCAGCTGCTTCCCAGGATGGGCTCTTGTGCAGGGGCTGAGGTGCCTGAcctggcccaaggtcaccccTGGCCCCTCACCTGGCTCTTCTGACCCTTAAATGACCCTTACTGGAGGACCTGCCCTAGCCAGGCTCTCCGAAGCCACTGTCTCCCTCCTCGGAACGACCCGAGAGGAAGGGGCCCTCACCCGGGTTAGATGACAGGACTGAACTGGGCTAGAGCAGAAGGTGCTGCCTGAGTGGGAGCGAGCTGGTGGGGGAGACAGTGTCTGAAGGTGCTTTTGGCCCTCAAACTGCTTCTACCCTGGAATAGCTCCAGATGGAGTCTGTCTGAGCCTGGGACTCTCCGTGGAGCAGTCAGCTTCTCCCTGGCCTCCCGATTCCCACGTGGTAACCTGCGCTCCAACTTTCTAAGAGGATTACCACTTGTACGTCACTGTCAAATTCCAAAATGGGACTATCGAGTcctcttctgttctctttgtccttgtggaTTTAGGCCTTAAGAAattccctggggctggcctggtggcacaaaagttaagttcttgcgctctacttcggcagcccagggttccccagtctggatcccaggcacggacctggcaccacttgtcaagccatgctgtggcaggtgtcccacatgtaaagtagaggaagatgggcatggatgttagctcagggccagtcttcctcagcaaaaagaggaggattggcagcagatgttagctcagggctaatcttcctcaaaaaaaaaaaaaaaaaagtgctggccccgtggccgagtggttaagttcgcatgctccactgcaggcagcccagtgtttcgttggttcgaatcctgggcgtggacatggcactgctcatcaaaccacgctgaggcggcatcccacatgccacaactagaaggacccgcaacgaataatatacaactatgtactggggggctttggggaggaaaaggaaaaaaataaaagcttttaaaaaaaaaattccctttattGCCATTTTAGTGGGAATTTGAGAGGGAGTAGCGTTAATGCTGGATTCAACCCAGCCTCTTAAGCGGAGGTTTACTTGACCATCTGTTGATTGTCGGAACCCTCACCCTCACAAGGCTCATGGGAACACCAAGGGCGAGTCAAACAATGTAGGAAAGAATGAGAAGGTTCAGCAGTGCTCCTGGGGGCGGCGAGGCTGATGGAGATGGTGTTTTGGTAGggctgggaacagtttgagtttGGTTGGGTTAGGCCTCACGGGGGAGGTAACGTGTGAACCGAGACCTGAAGAACGAGAAGGAGCCACTCATGCCAGAACTTGAGTGAGTGGCGGCGGGGGTGGCCAGTGGAGACAGTTCCAAACTGGAGGTTCGGCAAACCAAGGCCgtgaggaggatggagctggCCGGGTTCAGGAACAGATGACCAGTGGGGCTGcaagtgagggagaggaaggaagtgggGCACTAAGGAGGCGGTTGGAGCAGCCCCCAGCTTGGCTCCGTGGAGGCCTGTGGGGGATTCAGGAGTGGGCCTCGAGGGGGGCTTCCTCAGCGGGGGGGCATGAGATCACTTGCAGAGCCCCTGCCTGGCTGCTCCTCATGCCTGAGGCTTGGAGAACTCGTCGCCATCTAAAATGTGCTTCGTCCCttgttactattgttatttttgcCTCTCACTTGCTCTCAGTGCTCACCTTTCCACCCTgtagaatttaaaaatcattcccTACAAAGGGACAGACAGCAGCAGACTTAACCAAAGGCGACCCTAGAAGCCAGCGGCAGTGGAACAATGTTTCCTCTAGAATGATAGAATCAGCTAAACTGTTAACCAAGAGCAGGGGAAAACGTAGTTACAGGCGAAGATTAAGAGCATTTATTACTGACAGGTCTTTGCTGAGAGAAGTCCTGAAGGACACAGTCCAGGGAGACGAGACTTGAACTCGGAAGGAAGGAGTGAGATCTAAGTAGGAGGCGTGAGCACAGGAATCGGACACGCACGAGGAAGGCAAACCCACTGGACGCTGGTGGAATACTGGCCAAATGATGATGACCCAAGGGCCGAGGGGTGaaggcagggggcggggcctctGGGAGGATGAAGGCTGCGAGGGGACACTTGTTGAGTTTCTGTGAATCCCCACATAAAAACAGGGTAACTAGATAGCAAACCAAAAGCCCTGTTGACAATATCTCTCAGAAAATTAGGTGAGATATTCCTAAgaccctccaccccccaccatgATGCCCAAAGTACAAACGGGCAGGGACAAATCATTGGGGCCACAAGCCCTGCACAGGGTCTGCTTTGGTGccagaggaagcagaaggagCAGACGGAGGCAGGGGGCAGCTGATGGACCTGAGAACTGAGACTCCCTGGTAGCCCAGCTTCTCACTGGGATGGCAGCGGTGTGGGACCATCCGATGGTGCCCGGAGGGGTTGCCCAATCCAACAGCAGGCGAATGGCGGGGGCCCTGGGTCAGGTCCAAAGGGGCTGGAGCACTCTCAGGCTTGACACTGACCCTCCCGGCCTGACCTCTGAGACAGGGACCCACATGGCAGAGAAACTGCTAAGAGTGGAGTTGGATTGACCAGGACAAGGACAGCAGGGCTGAAGGAACAGTAAGATCCAGACACGTGTCGGGGAAGTGAAGGCAGCCTGGAAATCTCAGAAGGCCAGCTGCCATGTTTTTCAACCTCAAATGAAACCAACCTAAGAGGGGGGCTCTTGTGAATTAGAAACGTTTTATCCTGAACCACACCTCCTTCTAGAAGGTCAGGAAAGTGAATTTGAGCTTCAAGAGGATACTTACTGTAGTGGATTAACATCCATCCAACATACTGAGATCTCTGGGTGATGAGACATACAAAGCAAACAGGAAAGCGTGAACAGTACTCAGCAACACACCAGTCAACAGAAACTGGGGTTTTGGCGGGGTCCCTCCCCGTGGCACCTCATGTTGGATCAGTGTGTCTGTGGACCAGGCCGCCATGTtggcagggatggaggctatGCATGGGCCGCACAATGTGGACTTCCTTTCCCAGAGGCTGCCCTGGGAGCAGAGCCTTCCTTTCCCTGGTCTGCCAACAGCGGAGACCAACGCCGAGCCCCAACCTGGCACTGCGTAGACTCATTCATGTGGCAGGGGGCTCATGCCCGTGGACTTCACTGGTCTTACCAGAGACCCCCTCGCCTAGAAGCAGCTGGCCTTCTGAAGTGGCCTTATGAGCGCTCAGTGGTGGGTAGTTGGGCGTACCATTCTCAAGACATGGGGTTCTAGGTTACAGGATGTGTTAcctttttttcatgaatttttaattgtggtagaaTATATAGAACATACAAGTttcaattttaaccatttttaagtggacaactcagtggcattaagcacattcacattgttgtgcaaccattgtcattatccgtctccagaactttttcaccttCCCAAACTGAGAGTCTGGTGCTCTTAAACACGAACTCCcgttccctccccagcccctggtcgTTACTGTCCTACGCGCCGTGTCTATGGTGTGACTACTCCAGGAACCTCGCGTAAGTGGAGCCCTCCTATAAGTGACTCTTTgtgtgtgacttatttcactcagcgtaatgacCTCAAGCTTCGTTCATgttgtagcacatggcagagtttcctttcttctttttaaggctgaataatattccattgtatgtatatagccCGTTTTGCTTATCCAT
Proteins encoded:
- the COX4I1 gene encoding cytochrome c oxidase subunit 4 isoform 1, mitochondrial; amino-acid sequence: MLATRVFSLIGKRAISTSVCVRAHGSVVKSEDFALPSYVDRRDYPLPDVAHVKSLSASQKALKEKEKAPWSSLSIEEKVELYRIKFNESFAEMNRGTNEWKTVVGAAMFFIGFTALLLIWEKHYVYGPVPHTFDEEWVAKQTKRMLDMKVSPIQGFSAKWDYDKNEWKK